In one window of Henckelia pumila isolate YLH828 chromosome 1, ASM3356847v2, whole genome shotgun sequence DNA:
- the LOC140874115 gene encoding serine/threonine-protein phosphatase 7 long form homolog — protein MVERWHRETHTFHLPIGEITITLQDVAMIWGLNIDGIPITGVDTAYTKNELQQRCLYWLGFMPEDDKIKGGHLSLGVIRKHCLDHMIQDDSTDDDVAKYSRCVALLIISGCMFSDSESSAVKLMYLPFLQDIDSVNTYSWGSREFSWVHTVRHSVRTMRHMLDRMVDGQFKWKVYEMESPELNMYLERNKNLLCWSACLLINFDIVEMHRPERCLRQFGMRQGILPPATNYDNFHKLTRQERPDFDWDAFQKQFVDMWTDRYNFVICGEFIISGTPDTTLEYTGWYRRISHIFVSPMLEQEYQQQGHASMSQPPTWPQNEGEVGTSMTNNPRYKQNFEDPRPSTTNSTFYTPSVMSSFEGYDRDFHTPYVGSFTQLL, from the exons ATGGTAGAGAGATGGCATCGAGAAACCCACACATTCCACCTTCCAATCGGCGAGATCACGATAACCCTACAAGATGTGGCAATGATTTGGGGTTTGAATATCGATGGCATTCCCATCACTGGTGTAGATACTGCGTACACTAAAAATGAGTTGCAGCAGCGCTGTTTATATTGGTTGGGTTTCATGCCCGAGGATGATAAAATCAAAGGTGGTCACCTTTCCCTCGGCGTTATACGAAAGCACTGTCTTGATCATATGATTCAGGATGATAGCACAGATGACGACGTTGCAAAATATTCTCGTTGTGTTGCATTACTGATTATCAGTGGATGTATGTTTTCGGACTCAGAAAGTTCTGCCGTAAAGCTTATGTATTTACCATTTCTTCAGGACATCGATAGTGTGAATACATATAGCTGGGGTTCG CGTGAGTTTTCATGGGTGCACACTGTTCGTCATTCTGTTCGTACAATGCGGCATATGCTTGACAGAATGGTAGACGGACAG TTTAAATGGAAAGTATATGAGATGGAGTCACCGGAGTTGAATATGTACCTTGAGAGAAATAAAAATCTCTTATGTTGGTCTGCATGTCTGCTGATCAATTTTGATATTGTTGAAATGCACCGACCAGAGAGATGTCTTCGACAATTTGGAATGCGTCAGGGTATTCTCCCACCCGCCACTAACTACGACAATTTTCATAAACTGACACGACAAGAACGACCCGATTTCGATTGGGACGCCTTTCAAAAACAGTTTGTAGATATGTGGACTGATAGATATAATTTTGTCATCTGCGGGGAATTTATCATATCTGGTACACCTGACACGACGTTGGAGTATACTGGTTGGTACCGACGTATTTCTCATATTTTCGTATCTCCAATGCTG gAACAAGAATATCAACAACAGGGTCATGCATCTATGTCGCAACCTCCAACGTGGCCACAAAATGAGGGTGAGGTCGGAACTTCAATGACGAACAATCCCAGGTACAAACAGAATTTTGAGGACCCCAGGCCTTCGACAACAAATTCTACATTCTATACACCGTCAGTGATGTCGAGTTTTGAAGGGTATGATCGTGACTTCCACACCCCATATGTTGGTAGTTTTACCCAGCTTCTATAA
- the LOC140875315 gene encoding uncharacterized protein, whose amino-acid sequence MEATASLVCSKVISSSSAFASPPYFVSVKPSNKHIFGKNDSEKNSLRHVNLKFIGHPLRFCLPIVSGTSNFPVTGIRDPFRPRSDFSMLCHAAAISRILRRPGLLQCSYSSSTVPEESDSQNSWLKSLKNLSPESIKSTLSQLSAFDICKWGLVLSIAFAASKWTLTLLFNPFFWMYFSWTWLFWPWMLAIGLTIYGLYSLNKHSRGESSLFEQLAIVTSAFTWLTLVPPAHFNGFLEGWPFVFFFVYHYFFFLNVSVRKRLYGDYYPREHDNKWDISLPNWQKLLFFGGVMVGHWLAAFEGPELHLIPGGWTNTGIWVLIMMTIFMQYHSTLYLAKYSVNVVEPTAVVMFGPYRFIRHPIYASTMLLFVTYFTALRAPMSALFIVAICLMYYGRKAKVEEALMLETFGERYTEYAKKVRYRLIPFVY is encoded by the coding sequence ATGGAGGCAACCGCGTCTTTAGTCTGCTCAAAGGTGATCTCTTCCAGCTCTGCATTCGCCTCACCTCCTTATTTTGTTTCAGTGAAACCTTCTAACAAACATATTTTCGGCAAGAATGATTCGGAGAAAAACTCGCTGAGGCATGTCAATCTGAAGTTTATTGGACACCCTTTAAGATTTTGTTTGCCAATTGTTTCTGGTACTTCTAATTTTCCGGTTACGGGAATTAGAGACCCTTTTCGTCCTCGGTCAGATTTTTCTATGTTATGTCATGCGGCTGCTATTTCTCGTATCTTGCGTCGTCCTGGCTTGCTCCAATGCTCGTATTCAAGTTCCACGGTTCCAGAAGAGTCAGATTCTCAGAATTCGTGGCTGAAGAGTTTGAAAAATTTATCTCCAGAGTCTATTAAATCGACTCTTTCACAGCTGAGTGCATTTGACATTTGCAAGTGGGGTTTAGTGTTATCTATTGCATTTGCAGCGTCGAAATGGACCTTGACTTTGTTGTTCAACCCATTTTTCTGGATGTATTTTAGCTGGACTTGGTTGTTCTGGCCCTGGATGCTAGCTATTGGCCTGACAATTTACGGCCTTTACAGCCTTAACAAGCACTCAAGGGGCGAGTCAAGCTTATTCGAACAGCTCGCAATCGTTACTTCAGCTTTCACCTGGCTTACGTTAGTTCCACCTGCTCATTTTAATGGCTTTCTTGAAGGATGGccctttgttttcttttttgtgTACCATTATTTCTTCTTCCTCAATGTTAGTGTCCGAAAACGGCTGTATGGAGATTATTATCCTAGGGAGCATGACAACAAATGGGATATTAGCTTGCCCAATTGGCAGAAGCTTTTGTTTTTCGGTGGAGTGATGGTTGGGCATTGGCTAGCTGCATTTGAAGGGCCTGAACTGCATCTTATTCCCGGTGGATGGACCAACACGGGTATTTGGGTTTTGATTATGATGACTATATTCATGCAGTATCATTCGACCTTGTATTTGGCCAAGTATTCTGTGAATGTCGTGGAGCCGACCGCTGTCGTCATGTTTGGACCATATAGGTTCATTCGACATCCAATTTACGCATCTACAATGCTTCTTTTTGTGACCTATTTTACTGCACTCAGGGCACCCATGAGTGCTCTGTTTATTGTTGCAATATGTCTGATGTATTACGGGCGAAAGGCAAAGGTAGAGGAGGCCTTGATGTTAGAAACCTTTGGGGAGAGGTATACTGAGTACGCGAAGAAGGTTAGGTACAGGTTGATTCCTTTTGTTTATTAA